A single window of Achromobacter xylosoxidans DNA harbors:
- the rnr gene encoding ribonuclease R, producing the protein MAKRSNNESNNRSTPLPEAPPDFDPDVPSREAILKALRSAGAPLSPVELAERMGVERPATMVGFERRLGAMERDGQLMPNRKGVLLLATKLDFVAGKVLGHRDGFGFLLRDDGGPDLFLSPREMLKVLHGDRVLVKPSGEYRGKPEGTIVEVIERRTNKLVGRFLHEHGLSIVVPEDQRIKHDILIPPSDTNGAQHGQVVAVEIMEQPTRHTQPLGRVSEVLGEIDDPGMEIEIAVRKFDVPVEFSEAARKQAARLPDVVRKSDLKDRVDLRDVPLITIDGEDARDFDDAVYCEAVELGTGQRKRPGWRLLVAIADVSHYVRPGDALDDDALERGTSVYFPRRVIPMLPESLSNGLCSLNPDVDRLVLVCDMVIPASGAKAGTVTAYQFYNAVMHSHARTTYTNIWAALQQPGGPAAHAMRAVMPQVQSLYELFHLLSQSRKKRGAIDFDTVETKIVCNELGRIEQIVPSVRNDAHKLIEECMLAANTCAADFMTRSKHPGLYRIHEGPTPERLQSLREFLRTMGLSLGGGDTPTAKDYGDFLDSVRGRPDYQLLQTMCLRSMQQAIYSPDNLGHFGLSYPGYSHFTSPIRRYPDLLTHRVIKALLAGQRYVPSLDDQPVVIGRTQREHEHAIWEKMGLVLSASERRADEASRDVEAWLKCWFVKERVGEDFSGTVTGVASFGIFVTLDTLHVEGLVHVSELGGEYFQFNDALHELRGERTGMRYRLTDKVQVQVSRVDLEARRIEFRLVQGTSFDALRKASARGPDEGPRRVKKAAAPKPAALKGQTAKERRAEAKKAGKPSKVAQQRAAPAKKATRKRH; encoded by the coding sequence TTGGCAAAACGATCGAATAACGAATCGAACAACAGATCCACTCCGTTGCCGGAAGCGCCGCCAGACTTCGATCCCGATGTCCCGTCCCGTGAAGCCATTCTGAAGGCGCTGCGATCCGCGGGGGCGCCGCTGTCTCCGGTGGAGTTGGCCGAGCGCATGGGCGTGGAGCGTCCGGCGACGATGGTGGGATTCGAACGCCGCCTGGGCGCGATGGAGCGCGATGGCCAATTGATGCCCAATCGCAAGGGCGTGCTGCTGCTGGCCACCAAGCTGGACTTCGTGGCGGGCAAGGTGCTGGGCCACCGCGACGGTTTCGGCTTCCTGCTGCGCGATGATGGCGGGCCGGACCTGTTCCTGTCGCCGCGCGAAATGCTCAAGGTGCTGCATGGCGACCGCGTGCTGGTCAAGCCGTCGGGCGAATACCGCGGCAAGCCGGAAGGCACCATCGTCGAAGTCATCGAGCGCCGCACCAACAAGCTGGTGGGCCGTTTCCTGCACGAGCACGGCCTGTCCATCGTGGTGCCGGAAGACCAGCGCATCAAGCACGACATCCTGATCCCGCCCAGCGACACCAACGGCGCCCAGCATGGGCAGGTGGTGGCGGTCGAGATCATGGAGCAGCCCACCCGCCACACGCAGCCGCTGGGCCGTGTGTCCGAAGTGTTGGGCGAGATCGACGATCCCGGCATGGAAATCGAGATCGCGGTGCGCAAGTTCGACGTGCCCGTCGAATTCTCCGAGGCCGCGCGCAAGCAGGCCGCCCGCCTGCCGGACGTGGTCCGCAAGAGTGACCTGAAAGACCGCGTCGACCTGCGCGACGTGCCGCTCATCACCATCGACGGCGAAGACGCGCGCGATTTCGACGATGCCGTCTACTGCGAGGCGGTGGAACTGGGCACCGGCCAGCGCAAGCGGCCGGGCTGGCGCCTGCTGGTGGCGATTGCCGACGTCAGCCACTACGTGCGGCCCGGCGACGCGCTGGACGACGACGCGCTCGAGCGCGGCACCAGCGTGTATTTCCCGCGCCGGGTCATTCCGATGCTGCCCGAGTCGCTGTCCAATGGCCTGTGCTCGCTGAATCCGGACGTCGACCGCCTGGTGCTGGTGTGCGACATGGTGATTCCGGCCTCGGGCGCCAAGGCCGGCACGGTCACCGCCTACCAGTTCTACAACGCGGTGATGCACTCGCATGCCCGCACCACCTACACCAATATCTGGGCGGCGCTGCAGCAGCCCGGCGGCCCGGCGGCCCATGCCATGCGCGCCGTCATGCCGCAGGTGCAGAGCCTGTATGAACTGTTCCACCTGCTGTCTCAGAGCCGCAAGAAGCGCGGCGCGATCGATTTCGACACGGTCGAGACCAAGATCGTCTGCAACGAGCTGGGGCGCATCGAGCAGATCGTGCCGTCGGTGCGCAACGATGCCCACAAGCTGATCGAGGAATGCATGCTGGCCGCCAACACCTGCGCGGCCGACTTCATGACGCGCAGCAAGCATCCCGGCCTGTACCGCATCCATGAAGGCCCGACGCCCGAGCGCCTGCAATCGCTGCGCGAGTTCCTGCGCACCATGGGCCTGTCGCTGGGCGGGGGCGATACGCCCACGGCCAAGGACTACGGCGATTTCCTCGATTCCGTGCGCGGTCGTCCCGACTACCAGCTGCTCCAGACCATGTGCCTGCGCTCGATGCAGCAGGCCATCTACAGTCCGGACAACCTGGGTCACTTCGGTCTGTCGTATCCCGGCTACAGCCACTTCACCTCGCCCATCCGGCGCTATCCGGACCTGCTGACGCACCGCGTCATCAAGGCCCTGCTGGCGGGGCAGCGCTACGTGCCCAGCCTGGACGACCAGCCGGTCGTCATCGGCCGCACCCAGCGCGAGCATGAGCACGCCATCTGGGAAAAGATGGGCCTGGTGCTGTCGGCCAGCGAGCGCCGCGCCGACGAGGCCTCGCGCGACGTCGAGGCCTGGCTCAAGTGCTGGTTCGTCAAGGAGCGCGTGGGCGAGGACTTCAGCGGCACCGTCACCGGCGTGGCCAGCTTCGGCATCTTCGTCACGCTGGATACGCTGCACGTCGAAGGGCTGGTGCACGTGTCCGAGCTGGGCGGCGAGTACTTCCAGTTCAACGATGCGCTGCACGAGCTGCGCGGCGAACGCACCGGTATGCGCTACCGCCTGACCGACAAGGTCCAGGTGCAGGTCTCGCGCGTGGACCTGGAGGCGCGCCGCATCGAGTTCCGCCTGGTGCAGGGCACCAGCTTCGATGCCTTGCGCAAGGCGTCCGCGCGTGGTCCCGACGAGGGTCCGCGCCGCGTGAAGAAGGCGGCGGCGCCCAAGCCGGCCGCGCTCAAGGGCCAGACCGCCAAGGAGCGGCGCGCCGAGGCCAAGAAGGCCGGCAAGCCGTCCAAGGTCGCCCAGCAGCGCGCCGCGCCTGCCAAGAAGGCCACGCGCAAACGCCACTGA
- a CDS encoding tRNA-uridine aminocarboxypropyltransferase encodes MSRPVCLRCKRPESHCLCALIPALLPRTRVVVLQHPSEARHALNTARLAVLGLDGARRLVGERFQHEQWAEPGYAPCVLFPGEGAEVLIPGCAAATGAPVQLIVPDGTWTHARKLLHINPQLAALPRVMLPAGLTSRYRVRHADIPGALSTIEAVTHALNALEAPRNFDELLRPFEALIDGQIAGMGADLYARHHLNRKVPWR; translated from the coding sequence ATGTCACGCCCTGTTTGCCTGCGCTGTAAGCGCCCCGAATCCCATTGCCTGTGCGCCCTGATCCCGGCGCTGCTCCCGCGAACCCGTGTGGTGGTGTTGCAGCATCCGAGCGAGGCGCGCCATGCGCTGAACACAGCGCGGCTTGCGGTGTTGGGGCTGGATGGCGCGCGGCGCCTGGTGGGCGAACGCTTTCAGCATGAGCAGTGGGCCGAGCCTGGCTATGCGCCCTGCGTGCTGTTTCCCGGCGAGGGCGCGGAGGTATTGATTCCGGGGTGCGCCGCCGCGACGGGCGCGCCGGTGCAATTGATTGTGCCCGATGGCACCTGGACTCATGCGCGCAAGCTGCTGCACATCAATCCGCAACTGGCCGCGTTGCCGCGCGTGATGCTGCCGGCCGGTCTGACGTCGCGCTACCGGGTGCGGCACGCGGACATTCCGGGTGCGCTGTCCACCATCGAGGCGGTGACGCACGCGCTCAATGCGCTGGAGGCGCCACGTAATTTCGATGAACTGCTGCGGCCGTTCGAGGCCTTGATCGATGGCCAGATCGCGGGGATGGGGGCGGACCTGTATGCGCGCCATCATCTGAATCGCAAGGTGCCTTGGCGCTGA
- a CDS encoding AEC family transporter has product MNAVITAALPVFALILTGWLAARWRILGPAATDALNRYVVYLSLPALLFRAMTQVDLAHMAHWGFVGAFAGGIAVTFLLAFLPRKRGPRGLTDRGIEGLAAAYANAGYMGIPLCLALFGAESLAPAAFSTLLTASVLFGCAIALIEFDRQQAPSLAATLAKVGRALMRNPLLAAPMLGLAWAGTGLALPEGLDRYVSLLGASASPCALVTIGLFLAQTESASSGPGVLRLVAGKLLLQPAVTALLAFQVFSMPPLWAWTAVLMSALPIGTGPFMLAQMYGRDARVTSRAILVSTVLSVVTVSLLVAWISANPIM; this is encoded by the coding sequence ATGAATGCCGTCATCACCGCCGCCCTGCCGGTCTTTGCGCTGATCCTGACCGGATGGCTGGCGGCGCGCTGGCGCATCCTGGGGCCGGCCGCCACCGACGCCCTGAACCGCTACGTGGTCTACCTGTCGCTGCCGGCGCTGCTGTTTCGCGCCATGACCCAGGTAGACCTGGCGCACATGGCGCATTGGGGTTTCGTCGGCGCCTTTGCCGGCGGCATCGCCGTCACCTTCCTGCTGGCGTTCCTGCCGCGCAAGCGTGGACCGCGCGGATTGACCGACCGCGGCATCGAGGGACTGGCCGCCGCCTATGCCAACGCCGGCTATATGGGCATCCCGCTGTGCCTGGCGCTGTTCGGCGCCGAAAGCCTGGCGCCCGCGGCCTTCAGCACGCTGCTGACGGCCAGCGTGCTGTTCGGCTGCGCCATCGCCCTGATCGAGTTCGACCGCCAGCAGGCGCCGAGCCTGGCCGCCACGCTCGCCAAGGTAGGCCGCGCGCTGATGCGCAATCCACTGCTGGCCGCGCCCATGCTGGGCCTGGCGTGGGCCGGCACCGGGCTGGCGCTGCCCGAGGGGCTGGATCGCTACGTGTCGCTGCTGGGCGCGTCGGCCAGCCCGTGCGCGCTGGTGACCATCGGCCTGTTCCTGGCCCAGACCGAATCGGCCAGCTCCGGTCCCGGCGTGCTGCGGCTGGTGGCCGGCAAACTGCTGCTGCAGCCGGCCGTGACCGCGCTGCTGGCGTTCCAGGTGTTTTCCATGCCGCCGCTGTGGGCCTGGACGGCGGTGCTGATGAGCGCCTTGCCGATCGGCACCGGCCCCTTCATGCTGGCGCAGATGTATGGCCGCGACGCGCGCGTGACGTCCCGCGCCATCCTGGTGTCGACCGTGCTGTCGGTCGTGACCGTGAGCCTGCTGGTGGCGTGGATCAGTGCCAACCCGATCATGTGA
- a CDS encoding cystathionine gamma-synthase family protein has product MHQNGFTTTILHSDRQQSVEHGAVHKPMHPSSEFAYADARELAAVFQGKAGFTYARQGTPTTTALEAKVNHMEAGKGTVSFATGMAALAAIFTTLLRRGDHLVSSQYVFGNTNSLLGTLLELGVEITFVDATDSAQVRAAIQPNTRMVFTETIANPGTQVADLAVIGEICREKGLVYVVDNTLTSPWMFRPATVGASLVMNSLSKYIGGHGNALGGAVTDTGLYDWADYSNIYDAYRKGPSTGWGLTQIKKKGLRDMGGTLAAEPAHRIAVGAETLALRMAKHCSNALALARFLEEHRGVAKVHYPGLASHPQHARAAALFGSRFGGLLGVELADGVDCFDFLNRLRIVLMATHLGDTRSLALPAAHTIYYEMGAERRKQMGIADSLIRVSVGIEDETDLLFDFDQALNGCLQG; this is encoded by the coding sequence ATGCACCAGAACGGCTTTACCACCACGATCCTCCATTCCGACCGCCAGCAATCCGTCGAGCACGGAGCGGTGCACAAGCCGATGCATCCTTCGTCGGAATTCGCCTACGCCGATGCGCGCGAACTGGCCGCCGTCTTCCAGGGCAAGGCGGGCTTCACCTATGCCCGCCAGGGCACGCCGACCACCACGGCGCTGGAAGCCAAGGTGAACCACATGGAGGCGGGCAAGGGTACGGTGAGCTTCGCCACCGGCATGGCCGCGCTGGCCGCCATCTTCACCACGCTGCTGCGCCGTGGCGACCATCTGGTGTCGAGCCAGTACGTGTTCGGCAACACCAACAGCCTGCTGGGCACGCTGCTGGAGCTGGGCGTGGAGATCACCTTCGTCGATGCCACCGACTCGGCGCAGGTGCGCGCGGCGATCCAGCCCAACACCCGCATGGTGTTCACCGAGACCATCGCCAACCCCGGCACCCAGGTCGCCGACCTCGCGGTGATCGGCGAGATCTGCCGCGAGAAAGGGCTGGTCTACGTCGTGGACAACACGCTGACCTCGCCGTGGATGTTCCGGCCGGCGACGGTGGGCGCGTCGCTGGTGATGAACTCGCTGTCCAAGTACATCGGCGGCCACGGCAATGCGCTGGGCGGCGCCGTCACCGACACGGGCCTGTATGACTGGGCCGATTATTCGAACATCTACGATGCCTATCGCAAGGGGCCGTCCACCGGCTGGGGGCTGACCCAGATCAAGAAGAAGGGCCTGCGCGACATGGGCGGCACGCTGGCGGCCGAGCCCGCGCACCGCATTGCGGTGGGCGCCGAGACGCTGGCGCTGCGCATGGCCAAGCATTGCTCCAATGCGCTGGCGCTGGCGCGCTTTCTGGAAGAGCACCGCGGCGTGGCCAAGGTGCATTACCCCGGCCTGGCCAGCCATCCGCAGCACGCGCGCGCCGCGGCGCTGTTCGGTTCGCGCTTCGGCGGGCTGCTGGGCGTGGAACTGGCCGACGGCGTGGACTGCTTCGATTTCCTGAACCGCCTGCGCATCGTGCTGATGGCGACGCACCTGGGCGACACGCGCAGCCTGGCGCTGCCCGCCGCGCACACCATCTATTACGAGATGGGCGCCGAGCGTCGCAAGCAGATGGGTATCGCCGACAGCCTGATCCGGGTATCGGTGGGCATCGAGGATGAGACCGATCTGCTATTTGACTTCGATCAGGCGCTCAACGGCTGCCTGCAGGGATAA
- a CDS encoding YeeE/YedE family protein yields MSTNASTLPLPSALPPIQINRKPLWIALLLLLAGALYLNQTVSWRQGALWIVGALLGVALYHASFGFTQAWRVFVSDRRGAGLRAQMFMLALGVLLFFPFLAQGSLFGQPVNGLVSPPGVSVLLGAFLFGIGMQLGGGCASGTLFAVGGGNTRMLVTLLFFIVGSVIATAQFGWWSTLPALAPTSLIKTWGLAPAIIANLAVFALIAWVATKLEKRRHGHVISFASRTARPTSLLQGPWPLIWGGVALVALNFATLALAGRPWGITSAFALWGAKALDAMGGDVATWAYWSKQAALGAPLRQDVTTVMDIGLMLGALAAASAAGKFAPVWKVPARSLAGAVIGGLLLGYGARLAFGCNIGAYFSGILSGSLHAWLWLPAAFAGSALGVRLRPLFGLAVEKTPAASSC; encoded by the coding sequence ATGAGCACCAACGCCTCCACCCTGCCCCTGCCCTCGGCGCTGCCGCCGATCCAGATCAACCGCAAGCCGCTCTGGATCGCGCTGCTGCTGCTGCTGGCAGGCGCCCTGTACCTGAACCAGACCGTGAGCTGGCGCCAGGGCGCGCTGTGGATCGTCGGCGCGCTGCTGGGCGTGGCGCTGTACCACGCGTCGTTCGGCTTCACCCAGGCCTGGCGCGTGTTCGTGTCGGACCGCCGCGGCGCCGGGCTGCGCGCGCAGATGTTCATGCTGGCCCTCGGCGTATTGCTGTTCTTCCCATTCCTGGCGCAAGGCTCGCTGTTCGGCCAGCCGGTCAACGGCCTGGTCTCGCCGCCGGGCGTATCGGTGCTGCTGGGCGCGTTCCTGTTCGGCATCGGCATGCAGCTGGGCGGCGGTTGCGCCTCGGGCACGCTGTTCGCGGTGGGCGGCGGCAATACCCGCATGCTGGTCACGCTGCTGTTCTTCATCGTCGGTTCGGTCATCGCCACCGCCCAATTCGGCTGGTGGTCGACCCTGCCCGCGCTGGCGCCCACCTCGCTCATCAAGACCTGGGGCCTGGCGCCCGCCATCATCGCCAACCTGGCGGTGTTCGCGCTGATCGCCTGGGTCGCCACCAAGCTGGAAAAACGCCGCCACGGCCATGTGATCTCGTTCGCCTCGCGCACCGCGCGCCCGACGTCGCTGTTGCAGGGGCCCTGGCCGCTGATCTGGGGCGGCGTGGCGCTGGTGGCGCTGAACTTCGCCACGCTGGCGCTGGCCGGCCGCCCCTGGGGCATCACCTCGGCGTTCGCGCTGTGGGGCGCCAAGGCGCTGGACGCGATGGGCGGCGACGTGGCCACCTGGGCCTACTGGAGCAAGCAGGCCGCGCTGGGCGCGCCGCTGCGCCAGGACGTGACCACGGTGATGGACATCGGCCTGATGCTGGGCGCGCTGGCCGCGGCCAGCGCCGCCGGCAAGTTCGCGCCGGTCTGGAAGGTGCCCGCGCGCTCGCTGGCCGGCGCCGTCATCGGCGGCCTGCTGCTGGGCTACGGCGCGCGCCTGGCTTTCGGCTGCAACATCGGCGCCTACTTCAGCGGCATTCTGTCGGGCAGCCTGCACGCCTGGCTGTGGCTGCCGGCGGCATTTGCCGGCAGCGCCCTGGGCGTGCGCCTGCGCCCGCTGTTCGGTCTGGCGGTCGAAAAGACGCCCGCGGCATCCAGCTGCTGA
- a CDS encoding FMN-binding glutamate synthase family protein, with translation MQWIAGRYTAFILTLVAAAATTILVFTDSYWWLWAAVPLVLLSLLGVYDLIQTRHAIRRNYPVLGNLRFLFEFIRPEIRQYFLEDDTQASPFSRAQRSIVYQRAKREIDKRPFGTQEDVYGDRYEWINHSMSPTHIGDTDFRVTVGGPDCAQPYAMSAFNVSAMSFGALSANAVLALNEGARQGNFAHDTGEGGISRYHRQPGGSLVWNIGSGYFGCRDEHGAFSEEAFVRNACTPQVKMIEIKLSQGAKPGHGGILPAGKVTPEIAEARGVAPWQDCNSPASHSAFDTPIGLMKFVARLRELSGGKPVGFKFCVGHPWEWFAIVKAMLETGITPDFIVVDGAEGGTGAAPVEFVDHVGTPLREALRLVHNTLIGVNLRDRIKLGASGKIITAFDMARVMAMGADWCNAARGFMFAIGCIQAQACHTGKCPTGVTTQDPLRQRALVVPDKAERVANFHKNTLHALAELLAAAGLTHPGQLRPHHIARRISSSEIRLLSALFPELAPGELLRGEFRHQVFRTGWSMARADSFQPTHDISTALAQEHAMAHPPHPATA, from the coding sequence ATGCAATGGATTGCCGGCCGCTACACGGCCTTTATCTTGACCCTGGTGGCCGCGGCCGCGACCACCATCCTGGTGTTCACGGATTCGTACTGGTGGCTGTGGGCCGCCGTGCCGCTGGTGCTGTTGAGCCTGCTGGGCGTGTACGACCTGATCCAGACGCGCCACGCCATCCGCCGCAACTATCCGGTGCTGGGCAACCTGCGCTTCCTGTTCGAATTCATCCGCCCCGAGATCCGCCAGTACTTCCTGGAAGACGACACCCAGGCCTCGCCGTTCTCGCGCGCGCAACGCTCCATCGTGTACCAGCGCGCCAAGCGCGAGATCGACAAGCGCCCCTTCGGCACCCAGGAAGACGTCTACGGCGATCGCTACGAGTGGATCAACCATTCCATGTCGCCCACCCATATCGGCGACACCGATTTCCGCGTGACCGTGGGCGGCCCGGACTGCGCACAACCGTACGCAATGTCCGCCTTCAACGTGTCTGCCATGAGCTTTGGCGCCCTGTCGGCCAACGCGGTGCTGGCGCTGAACGAAGGCGCGCGGCAAGGCAACTTTGCGCATGACACGGGCGAAGGCGGCATCAGCCGCTACCACCGCCAGCCGGGCGGCAGCCTGGTGTGGAACATCGGCTCGGGCTATTTCGGCTGCCGCGACGAACACGGCGCCTTTTCCGAGGAAGCCTTCGTCAGGAACGCCTGTACGCCACAGGTGAAGATGATCGAGATCAAGCTGTCGCAGGGCGCCAAGCCGGGCCACGGCGGCATCCTGCCGGCCGGCAAGGTCACGCCGGAAATCGCCGAAGCGCGCGGCGTGGCGCCCTGGCAGGACTGCAACTCGCCGGCCAGCCATTCGGCCTTCGATACGCCCATCGGCCTGATGAAGTTCGTCGCCCGCCTGCGCGAGCTGTCCGGCGGCAAACCGGTGGGCTTCAAGTTCTGCGTCGGCCACCCGTGGGAATGGTTCGCGATCGTCAAGGCCATGCTGGAAACCGGCATCACGCCGGACTTCATCGTGGTCGATGGCGCCGAAGGCGGCACCGGCGCCGCGCCGGTTGAGTTCGTCGACCATGTCGGCACCCCGCTGCGCGAAGCGCTGCGCCTGGTGCACAACACCCTCATTGGCGTGAACCTGCGCGACCGCATCAAGCTGGGCGCCTCGGGCAAGATCATCACCGCGTTCGACATGGCCCGCGTCATGGCCATGGGCGCGGACTGGTGCAACGCCGCGCGCGGCTTCATGTTCGCCATTGGCTGCATCCAGGCCCAGGCCTGCCACACCGGCAAGTGCCCCACCGGCGTCACCACCCAGGATCCGCTGCGCCAGCGCGCCCTGGTGGTGCCGGACAAGGCCGAGCGCGTCGCCAACTTCCACAAGAACACGCTGCACGCGTTGGCCGAACTGCTGGCCGCCGCCGGCCTGACCCATCCCGGCCAATTGCGCCCGCACCACATCGCCCGCCGCATTTCGTCCAGCGAGATCCGGCTGCTGTCGGCGCTGTTCCCCGAACTGGCACCCGGCGAACTGCTGCGCGGCGAGTTCCGCCACCAGGTGTTCCGTACCGGCTGGTCGATGGCGCGCGCCGATTCGTTCCAGCCGACCCACGACATCAGCACCGCGCTGGCGCAGGAACACGCCATGGCGCATCCGCCCCATCCCGCGACGGCCTGA
- a CDS encoding GNAT family N-acetyltransferase encodes MANQQKSTVRITLGTWDRLRDDASSVRYDVFVVEQNVPPEVEMDDDDAVSVHAVAYAADGTPLGTGRLLPDGHIGRMAVHKRARGLGVGGQLLDALIGQGHGDGHRMLVLHAQTHAKGFYEAHGFQVEGEEFMEAGIAHVVMTRVLA; translated from the coding sequence ATGGCCAACCAACAAAAGTCGACGGTACGTATCACCCTGGGAACCTGGGATCGCCTGCGCGACGACGCGTCGTCGGTGCGCTACGACGTGTTCGTGGTCGAGCAGAACGTGCCGCCCGAAGTCGAGATGGATGACGACGATGCGGTCTCGGTGCACGCCGTGGCCTATGCCGCCGACGGCACGCCGCTGGGCACCGGCCGTCTGCTGCCCGACGGCCACATCGGCCGCATGGCCGTGCACAAGCGCGCACGCGGCCTGGGCGTGGGCGGCCAGTTGCTCGACGCCCTGATCGGGCAGGGCCATGGCGATGGCCACCGCATGCTGGTGCTGCATGCGCAGACCCACGCCAAGGGCTTCTACGAGGCCCATGGTTTCCAGGTGGAAGGCGAGGAGTTCATGGAAGCCGGCATCGCGCACGTCGTCATGACGCGGGTGCTGGCCTAG
- a CDS encoding DMT family transporter, producing the protein MPQAATPAWLKFAPALFLLLWSSGFVVLKVGLAYADPMTFLALRYACVVALLAPFLLALRPPLPQGASAWGHLAMVGLLLQAGYFCFTYLSLKQGMSAGGLALITSLQPILIGLLAPVIAHERVDARRWAGLGLGVSGAALVIVAKASVDLASTLGLVFAVAALLCITSGTLYEKRFGVQTHPVTSNTVQYAVGLAVTAPLAFWLEPMHIDWTPPLLGSLAYLVVGNSLVAISLLLAMLRHGEASRVSALFFLVPPSTAVIALLVLDEPIPPLAWPGMVLAALGILLVTRSARTPTTARQVE; encoded by the coding sequence ATGCCGCAAGCCGCAACGCCCGCCTGGTTGAAATTCGCGCCCGCGCTTTTCCTGCTGCTGTGGTCCAGCGGCTTTGTCGTGCTGAAAGTGGGCCTGGCCTATGCCGACCCGATGACGTTCCTGGCGCTGCGCTATGCCTGTGTGGTGGCGCTGCTGGCGCCGTTCCTGCTGGCGTTGCGCCCGCCGCTGCCGCAAGGCGCGAGCGCCTGGGGCCACCTGGCCATGGTCGGCCTGCTGCTGCAGGCGGGCTATTTCTGTTTCACCTATCTGTCGCTCAAGCAGGGCATGTCCGCCGGCGGGCTGGCGTTGATCACGTCGCTGCAGCCCATCCTGATCGGTCTGCTGGCGCCGGTGATCGCCCACGAACGCGTCGACGCGCGGCGCTGGGCCGGGCTGGGACTGGGCGTTTCCGGCGCGGCGCTGGTCATCGTTGCCAAGGCCTCGGTCGACCTGGCCTCGACGCTCGGGCTGGTGTTCGCCGTGGCCGCCCTGCTCTGCATCACCAGCGGCACGCTGTATGAAAAGCGCTTCGGTGTGCAGACCCACCCCGTCACGTCCAACACGGTGCAATACGCCGTGGGGCTGGCGGTCACGGCGCCGCTGGCATTCTGGCTGGAACCGATGCACATCGACTGGACCCCGCCCTTGCTGGGCTCGCTGGCCTACCTGGTGGTGGGCAATTCGCTGGTCGCGATCTCCCTGTTGCTGGCCATGCTGCGCCATGGCGAGGCATCGCGCGTATCGGCGCTGTTCTTCCTGGTGCCGCCATCGACCGCGGTCATCGCGCTGCTGGTGCTGGACGAGCCGATCCCGCCGCTGGCCTGGCCCGGCATGGTGCTCGCGGCGCTCGGCATCCTGCTGGTGACGCGCTCGGCGCGCACCCCGACGACGGCGCGGCAAGTAGAATGA
- the rlmB gene encoding 23S rRNA (guanosine(2251)-2'-O)-methyltransferase RlmB, with amino-acid sequence MASTQVLAGFHAVVARLRHAPESIKEIYVEASRRDKRMQTFIEQAERAGCRLHPVAMERLDGLARGTRHQGVVALADERQLAVDVDEVLDVIEGPPLLLILDGVTDPHNLGACLRTADAAGVHAVIAPRDRAVGLNSTVQRVACGAADTVPYLMVTNLARTMRSLKDRGVWLVGTDDQATDSMHRIDARQPMAWVMGAEGEGMRRLTRETCDQLVNIPMLGSVESLNVSVASAVCLYETVRQRQA; translated from the coding sequence ATGGCGTCGACCCAAGTCCTTGCCGGGTTTCACGCGGTTGTCGCGCGGCTGCGCCACGCGCCCGAGTCGATCAAGGAAATCTACGTAGAAGCGTCGCGCCGCGACAAGCGCATGCAGACGTTCATCGAGCAGGCCGAGAGGGCCGGCTGTCGCCTGCATCCGGTCGCCATGGAGCGCCTGGACGGCCTGGCGCGCGGCACCCGTCACCAGGGCGTGGTGGCGCTGGCCGACGAGCGCCAGCTGGCGGTGGACGTGGACGAAGTGCTCGACGTGATCGAGGGCCCGCCGCTGCTGCTGATCCTGGATGGCGTGACCGATCCGCACAACCTGGGCGCCTGCCTGCGCACGGCCGATGCCGCGGGCGTGCACGCCGTGATCGCCCCGCGCGACCGCGCGGTGGGCCTGAACAGCACCGTGCAGCGCGTGGCCTGCGGCGCAGCCGACACCGTGCCGTACCTGATGGTCACCAACCTGGCGCGCACCATGCGCAGCCTGAAGGACCGCGGCGTATGGCTGGTCGGCACCGACGACCAGGCGACCGACAGCATGCACCGGATCGACGCGCGCCAGCCGATGGCCTGGGTCATGGGCGCCGAAGGCGAGGGCATGCGCCGCCTGACGCGCGAGACCTGCGACCAACTGGTCAACATTCCCATGCTGGGTTCGGTCGAGAGCTTGAACGTCAGCGTGGCCAGCGCGGTGTGCCTGTATGAAACCGTGCGCCAGCGCCAGGCCTGA